A window from Festucalex cinctus isolate MCC-2025b chromosome 4, RoL_Fcin_1.0, whole genome shotgun sequence encodes these proteins:
- the fhod1 gene encoding FH1/FH2 domain-containing protein 1 isoform X8 has translation MSAVTCRVQFLLDQDPFICTNFPEPRRPPSLDVDENAPLSQVVPLVHKLLDAPLKLEECTLQACPQGNYLDLDSSLAEQRDDLESFYQEVTKGKKPLLTLRTHLTVRVHAILEKLYNSHGPELRRSLFSLKQLFQDDKDLVPEFVASEGLTCLVKVGAEADHNYQNYILRALSQIMLFVDGMNGVVNHSETLEWLYTLTGSESRLLVKTSLKLLIVFVEYQESNSPALIAAVNAVDARRGVPAWSYVMDILHERTASDDELLVFAITLVNKTLAALPDQDSFYDVADCLESLGMEDVVARNLAGAGAQPHLKTQFHVYETALRHEDGDISDPAPHLRKERRKMAGGEQEVRRRRRSSNQNAAEPTATASSAGSSPCASSGGSPALSAASSPSGSLRGSPTPPSPASASASPPLHRHDDHDDNDDNDDSDAKTPPSPARSFLSHHMSSLGLSRKSRIFSKAQSQDTPAAAASQDPPIPCRSPSDHPSANKTSFKDTFLRSLVASQWEKKRRSQHLSRSKLSSSDDVITQGPAANEDEDTNGGLPANGVPCPPQRQPGGVQRQVSTLSNDRKFLLDMLFSKASAPGAPAAPSATAPSPDNGGAGEDDHFLPGEGGHVSNGDGDGEAAVPRVLRRLSSFQARSLESAAPSESSASRRAELEGLEGSAQVALARLAEEQQKRCVRQQSSVDVEGPAQRLESTQMTPLGPGGGPGDAWDRLQPSGASLRIKDLDFSDLLDEEDVDVLDMDTSDSASSCSSAPAPLGGAPPPPPPLPGGLAPPPPPPLPGSLAPPPPPPLPGSLAPPPPPPLPGGPAPPPPPPLPGSLAPPPPPPPPSSGAPSPLVGKKKKTVKLFWRELKPTSAPSKCRFGRGTVWASLDTVQVDTGRLEHLFESRAKEMPIVKKAAETKKSEILVLDSKRSNAINIGMTVLPAVHVIKAAILNFDEFAISKEGIEKILTMTPTEEEKRKIQEAQLANPDVPLGPAERFLSGLASVSALTPRLQLWSFKLNYDTLEKEIAEPLFDLKLAMEQLSANQTFRRILATLLAIGNFLNGSHAAGFELAYLEKVTEVKDTVQRQSLLHHTCNLITENHPQSSDVYSEIPAVTRSAKVPRRSLLSSYPNFNIRYYRHNMRVDFELLAENLVQLERRCKASWENLKVVSKHETKSALKNKMADFLKDCTQRIVILKVVHRRVINRFHSFLLFLGQPAASARDTKATAFCRVISEFALEYRTTRERALALKRKRDKHRERTKTRGKMITETEKFSGAVPCSDITAPVSAALEAESEREAEHHNMTQMLTDERAPPRRSRTARSSAGPSPSPSARWRSSSPQDEDDIMERLVKSVTRNPSDRTSSPKSRKRSRLNRKSMRRTLKSGVSADVIQALGLDKSDHV, from the exons AGAAGTTGTACAACAGCCACGGTCCGGAGCTGCGCCGCTCGCTCTTCTCGCTCAAGCAGCTGTTCCAG gaTGACAAGGACCTGGTTCCCGAGTTCGTGGCGTCCGAGGGTTTGACGTGTTTGGTGAAAGTTGGAGCCGAGGCCGACCACAACTACCAGAATTACATCCTCAGAG CCCTCAGTCAGATCATGTTGTTCGTGGACGGCATGAACGGCGTGGTCAACCACAGCGAAACTCTGGAGTGGCTCTACACcctgacaggaagtgag TCTCGTCTGCTGGTCAAAACGTCCCTCAAGCTCCTCATCGTCTTTGTGGAATATCAAGAATCCAACAGCCCCGCCCTCATCGCCGCCGTCAACGCCGTCGACGCGCGCAGAG GCGTGCCGGCGTGGTCGTACGTGATGGACATCCTGCACGAGCGGACGGCCAGCGACGACGAGCTGCTGGTCTTCGCCATCACTTTGGTCAACAAGACGCTGGCGGCGCTCCCCGACCAGGATTCCTTTTACGACGTCGCCGACTGCCTGGAGAGTCTCGGCATGGAAGACGTGGTCGCCAGGAACCTCGCCGGCGCCGGCGCGCAGCCCCACCTCAAAACGCAGTTCCACGTATACGAG ACAGCCCTGCGACACGAGGACGGCGACATCTCGGACCCCGCCCCTCACCTGCGAAAAGAGCGTCGCAAGATGGCCGGCGGCGAGCAGGAGGTGCGCAGGCGTCGCCGCTCGTCCAACCAGAACGCGGCCGAGCCGACGGCGACGGCGTCCTCCGCCGGCTCCTCCCCCTGCGCGTCGTCCGGCGGCAGCCCCGCCCTCTCCGCCGCCTCCAGCCCCTCGGGATCCCTCCGGGGCTCGCCGACTCCTCCGTCTCCTGCCTCGGCCTCGGCCTCGCCCCCGCTCCATCGCCACGACGACCACGACGACAACGACGACAACGATGACAGCGACGCAAAGACGCCGCCCAGCCC CGCTCGCTCTTTCCTCAGCCACCACATGTCCTCTTTGGGTCTGAGCAGGAAGTCCAGGATCTTCTCCAAGGCCCAAAGCCAGGacacgcccgccgccgccgcctcgcaGGATCCGCCCATTCCCTGCAG GTCGCCTTCGGATCATCCCAGCGCCAACAAGACGTCTTTCAA AGACACCTTCCTGCGCAGTTTGGTGGCCAGCCAATGGGAGAAGAAGAGGCGGAGTCAACACCTGAGCCGCTCCAAGCTGTCCTcgtctgatgatgtcatcacacaGGGACCCGCGGCAAATGAGGACGAGGACACCAATGGGGGACTTCCTGCCAATG gtgtGCCGTGCCCCCCCCAGCGCCAGCCAG GTGGCGTCCAGCGTCAAGTCAGCACGCTGTCCAACGACAGGAAGTTCCTTCTGGACATGCTCTTCTCCAAGGCCTCGGCCCCCGGGGCCCCCGCGGCCCCTTCCGCCACCGCACCCAGCCCCGACAACGGCGGCGCCGGGGAAGATGATCACTTCCTGCCTGGTGAGGGAGGCCACGTCTCAAACGGTGACG GCGACGGCGAGGCGGCAGTTCCGCGGGTGCTGCGACGTCTGTCCAGCTTCCAAGCGCGCTCGCTGGAGTCGGCCGCTCCCAGCGAGAGCAGCGCCTCCCGCAGGGCCGAGCTGGAAGGCCTGGAAGGCTCCGCCCAGGTGGCGCTGGCGAGGCTGGCCGAAGAGCAGCAG AAGCGTTGCGTGCGCCAGCAGAGCAGCGTGGACGTGGAGGGTCCCGCCCAGCGGCTGGAGAGCACCCAGATGACCCCGCTGGGGCCCGGCGGCGGTCCCGGGGACGCGTGGGACCGCCTCCAGCCCAGCGGCGCCAGCCTCCGCATCAAAGACTTGGACTTCTCGGACCTGCTGGACGAGGAGGACGTCGACGTTCTGGACATGGACACGTCGGACTCtgcctcttcctgctcttctgCGCCGGCCCCCTTAGGGGgggctcctccccctcctcctcccctccctGGTGGCctggctcctccccctcctcctcccctccctGGCAGCTtggctcctcctccacctccgccCCTCCCTGGCAGCCttgctcctccccctcctcctcccctccccGGCGGTccggctcctccccctcctcctcccctccctGGCAGCTTggctcctcctccccctccgcctcctccctcaTCTGGCGCGCCATCCCCGTTGGTgggtaagaagaagaagacggtgAAGTTGTTCTGGCGCGAACTGAAGCCGACGTCGGCGCCGTCCAAGTGTCGCTTTGGGCGGGGCACGGTGTGGGCGTCGCTGGACACGGTGCAAGTGGACACGGGGCGGCTGGAGCACCTGTTTGAGTCCAGAGCCAAAGAGATGCCCATTGTCAAG AAAGCGGCGGAGACCAAGAAGTCCGAGATCCTGGTCCTGGACTCCAAGCGGTCCAACGCCATCAACATCGGGATGACGGTCCTGCCCGCCGTTCACGTCATCAAGGCCGCCATCCTCAACTTCGACGAGTTTGCCATCAGCAAGGAGGGCATCGAG AAGATCCTGACGATGACGCCGACGGAGGAGGAGAAGCGGAAGATCCAGGAGGCGCAGCTGGCCAATCCGGACGTTCCGCTGGGGCCGGCCGAGCGCTTCCTGTCCGGCCTGGCCTCCGTCAGCGCCTTGACCCCCCGCCTGCAGCTTTGGTCCTTCAAGCTCAACTACGACACTCTGGAGAAG GAGATCGCGGAGCCGCTGTTTGACCTGAAATTGGCCATGGAGcagctgtcggccaatcagacctTCAGGAGGATCCTGGCCACGCTGCTCGCCATCGGAAACTTCCTCAACGGCTCCCAC gcCGCGGGCTTCGAGCTGGCCTACCTGGAGAAGGTGACGGAGGTGAAGGACACGGTCCAGCGGCAGTCTCTGCTCCATCACACCTGCAACTTGATCACGGAAAATCACCCGCAATCCTCCGACGTGTACTCGGAGATCCCGGCCGTCACACGCTCCGCAAAGGTGCCTCGTCGTTCGCTTCTTTCCTCATATCCAAACTTCAAca tacgATATTATCGTCACAATATGAGA GTGGACTTTGAGCTTCTGGCGGAGAATCTGGTCCAGCTGGAGAGACGCTGCAAAGCGTCGTGGGAAAACCTGAAGGTGGTCTCCAAGCACGAGACCAAAAGCGCCCTGAAGAACaagatggccgacttcctgaAGGACTGCACGCAGCGGATCGTCATCCTCAAGGTGGTCCACAGGCGAGTCATCAACAG GTTCCACTCGTTCCTGCTGTTCCTGGGCCAGCCGGCGGCGTCGGCGCGCGACACCAAAGCGACCGCCTTCTGCCGCGTCATCAGCGAGTTCGCGCTGGAGTACCGCACCACGCGCGAGAGGGCGCTGGCGCTCAAGCGCAAGCGGGACAAACACCGGGAGAGGACCAAGACGCGAGGAAAGATGATCACCGAG ACGGAGAAGTTCTCGGGGGCGGTGCCTTGCTCCGACATCACCGCCCCCGTCTCGGCGGCGCTGGAGGCGGAGTCCGAGCGGGAGGCGGAGCACCACAACATGACGCAGATGCTGACGGACGAGCGAGCGCCGCCGAGACGCTCGCGCACCGCCCGCA GTTCGGCGGGTCCGAGTCCGAGTCCGTCCGCCCGCTGGCGGTCTTCGTCGCCGCAGGACGAAGACGACATCATGGAACGTCTGGTCAAGTCGGTCACCCGCAACCCGTCGGATCGGACGTCCAGTCCCAAAAGCCGCAAGCGCTCCCGACTCAACAGGAAGTCCA tgAGGAGGACGCTGAAGAGCGGCGTGAGCGCGGACGTCATTCAGGCTTTGGGACTGGACAAGAGCGACCACGTCTGA
- the fhod1 gene encoding FH1/FH2 domain-containing protein 1 isoform X10 encodes MSAVTCRVQFLLDQDPFICTNFPEPRRPPSLDVDENAPLSQVVPLVHKLLDAPLKLEECTLQACPQGNYLDLDSSLAEQRDDLESFYQEVTKGKKPLLTLRTHLTVRVHAILEKLYNSHGPELRRSLFSLKQLFQDDKDLVPEFVASEGLTCLVKVGAEADHNYQNYILRALSQIMLFVDGMNGVVNHSETLEWLYTLTGSESRLLVKTSLKLLIVFVEYQESNSPALIAAVNAVDARRGVPAWSYVMDILHERTASDDELLVFAITLVNKTLAALPDQDSFYDVADCLESLGMEDVVARNLAGAGAQPHLKTQFHVYETALRHEDGDISDPAPHLRKERRKMAGGEQEVRRRRRSSNQNAAEPTATASSAGSSPCASSGGSPALSAASSPSGSLRGSPTPPSPASASASPPLHRHDDHDDNDDNDDSDAKTPPSPKSRIFSKAQSQDTPAAAASQDPPIPCRSPSDHPSANKTSFKDTFLRSLVASQWEKKRRSQHLSRSKLSSSDDVITQGPAANEDEDTNGGLPANGVPCPPQRQPGGVQRQVSTLSNDRKFLLDMLFSKASAPGAPAAPSATAPSPDNGGAGEDDHFLPGEGGHVSNGDGDGEAAVPRVLRRLSSFQARSLESAAPSESSASRRAELEGLEGSAQVALARLAEEQQKRCVRQQSSVDVEGPAQRLESTQMTPLGPGGGPGDAWDRLQPSGASLRIKDLDFSDLLDEEDVDVLDMDTSDSASSCSSAPAPLGGAPPPPPPLPGGLAPPPPPPLPGSLAPPPPPPLPGSLAPPPPPPLPGGPAPPPPPPLPGSLAPPPPPPPPSSGAPSPLVGKKKKTVKLFWRELKPTSAPSKCRFGRGTVWASLDTVQVDTGRLEHLFESRAKEMPIVKKAAETKKSEILVLDSKRSNAINIGMTVLPAVHVIKAAILNFDEFAISKEGIEKILTMTPTEEEKRKIQEAQLANPDVPLGPAERFLSGLASVSALTPRLQLWSFKLNYDTLEKEIAEPLFDLKLAMEQLSANQTFRRILATLLAIGNFLNGSHAAGFELAYLEKVTEVKDTVQRQSLLHHTCNLITENHPQSSDVYSEIPAVTRSAKVPRRSLLSSYPNFNIRYYRHNMRVDFELLAENLVQLERRCKASWENLKVVSKHETKSALKNKMADFLKDCTQRIVILKVVHRRVINRFHSFLLFLGQPAASARDTKATAFCRVISEFALEYRTTRERALALKRKRDKHRERTKTRGKMITETEKFSGAVPCSDITAPVSAALEAESEREAEHHNMTQMLTDERAPPRRSRTARSSAGPSPSPSARWRSSSPQDEDDIMERLVKSVTRNPSDRTSSPKSRKRSRLNRKSMRRTLKSGVSADVIQALGLDKSDHV; translated from the exons AGAAGTTGTACAACAGCCACGGTCCGGAGCTGCGCCGCTCGCTCTTCTCGCTCAAGCAGCTGTTCCAG gaTGACAAGGACCTGGTTCCCGAGTTCGTGGCGTCCGAGGGTTTGACGTGTTTGGTGAAAGTTGGAGCCGAGGCCGACCACAACTACCAGAATTACATCCTCAGAG CCCTCAGTCAGATCATGTTGTTCGTGGACGGCATGAACGGCGTGGTCAACCACAGCGAAACTCTGGAGTGGCTCTACACcctgacaggaagtgag TCTCGTCTGCTGGTCAAAACGTCCCTCAAGCTCCTCATCGTCTTTGTGGAATATCAAGAATCCAACAGCCCCGCCCTCATCGCCGCCGTCAACGCCGTCGACGCGCGCAGAG GCGTGCCGGCGTGGTCGTACGTGATGGACATCCTGCACGAGCGGACGGCCAGCGACGACGAGCTGCTGGTCTTCGCCATCACTTTGGTCAACAAGACGCTGGCGGCGCTCCCCGACCAGGATTCCTTTTACGACGTCGCCGACTGCCTGGAGAGTCTCGGCATGGAAGACGTGGTCGCCAGGAACCTCGCCGGCGCCGGCGCGCAGCCCCACCTCAAAACGCAGTTCCACGTATACGAG ACAGCCCTGCGACACGAGGACGGCGACATCTCGGACCCCGCCCCTCACCTGCGAAAAGAGCGTCGCAAGATGGCCGGCGGCGAGCAGGAGGTGCGCAGGCGTCGCCGCTCGTCCAACCAGAACGCGGCCGAGCCGACGGCGACGGCGTCCTCCGCCGGCTCCTCCCCCTGCGCGTCGTCCGGCGGCAGCCCCGCCCTCTCCGCCGCCTCCAGCCCCTCGGGATCCCTCCGGGGCTCGCCGACTCCTCCGTCTCCTGCCTCGGCCTCGGCCTCGCCCCCGCTCCATCGCCACGACGACCACGACGACAACGACGACAACGATGACAGCGACGCAAAGACGCCGCCCAGCCC GAAGTCCAGGATCTTCTCCAAGGCCCAAAGCCAGGacacgcccgccgccgccgcctcgcaGGATCCGCCCATTCCCTGCAG GTCGCCTTCGGATCATCCCAGCGCCAACAAGACGTCTTTCAA AGACACCTTCCTGCGCAGTTTGGTGGCCAGCCAATGGGAGAAGAAGAGGCGGAGTCAACACCTGAGCCGCTCCAAGCTGTCCTcgtctgatgatgtcatcacacaGGGACCCGCGGCAAATGAGGACGAGGACACCAATGGGGGACTTCCTGCCAATG gtgtGCCGTGCCCCCCCCAGCGCCAGCCAG GTGGCGTCCAGCGTCAAGTCAGCACGCTGTCCAACGACAGGAAGTTCCTTCTGGACATGCTCTTCTCCAAGGCCTCGGCCCCCGGGGCCCCCGCGGCCCCTTCCGCCACCGCACCCAGCCCCGACAACGGCGGCGCCGGGGAAGATGATCACTTCCTGCCTGGTGAGGGAGGCCACGTCTCAAACGGTGACG GCGACGGCGAGGCGGCAGTTCCGCGGGTGCTGCGACGTCTGTCCAGCTTCCAAGCGCGCTCGCTGGAGTCGGCCGCTCCCAGCGAGAGCAGCGCCTCCCGCAGGGCCGAGCTGGAAGGCCTGGAAGGCTCCGCCCAGGTGGCGCTGGCGAGGCTGGCCGAAGAGCAGCAG AAGCGTTGCGTGCGCCAGCAGAGCAGCGTGGACGTGGAGGGTCCCGCCCAGCGGCTGGAGAGCACCCAGATGACCCCGCTGGGGCCCGGCGGCGGTCCCGGGGACGCGTGGGACCGCCTCCAGCCCAGCGGCGCCAGCCTCCGCATCAAAGACTTGGACTTCTCGGACCTGCTGGACGAGGAGGACGTCGACGTTCTGGACATGGACACGTCGGACTCtgcctcttcctgctcttctgCGCCGGCCCCCTTAGGGGgggctcctccccctcctcctcccctccctGGTGGCctggctcctccccctcctcctcccctccctGGCAGCTtggctcctcctccacctccgccCCTCCCTGGCAGCCttgctcctccccctcctcctcccctccccGGCGGTccggctcctccccctcctcctcccctccctGGCAGCTTggctcctcctccccctccgcctcctccctcaTCTGGCGCGCCATCCCCGTTGGTgggtaagaagaagaagacggtgAAGTTGTTCTGGCGCGAACTGAAGCCGACGTCGGCGCCGTCCAAGTGTCGCTTTGGGCGGGGCACGGTGTGGGCGTCGCTGGACACGGTGCAAGTGGACACGGGGCGGCTGGAGCACCTGTTTGAGTCCAGAGCCAAAGAGATGCCCATTGTCAAG AAAGCGGCGGAGACCAAGAAGTCCGAGATCCTGGTCCTGGACTCCAAGCGGTCCAACGCCATCAACATCGGGATGACGGTCCTGCCCGCCGTTCACGTCATCAAGGCCGCCATCCTCAACTTCGACGAGTTTGCCATCAGCAAGGAGGGCATCGAG AAGATCCTGACGATGACGCCGACGGAGGAGGAGAAGCGGAAGATCCAGGAGGCGCAGCTGGCCAATCCGGACGTTCCGCTGGGGCCGGCCGAGCGCTTCCTGTCCGGCCTGGCCTCCGTCAGCGCCTTGACCCCCCGCCTGCAGCTTTGGTCCTTCAAGCTCAACTACGACACTCTGGAGAAG GAGATCGCGGAGCCGCTGTTTGACCTGAAATTGGCCATGGAGcagctgtcggccaatcagacctTCAGGAGGATCCTGGCCACGCTGCTCGCCATCGGAAACTTCCTCAACGGCTCCCAC gcCGCGGGCTTCGAGCTGGCCTACCTGGAGAAGGTGACGGAGGTGAAGGACACGGTCCAGCGGCAGTCTCTGCTCCATCACACCTGCAACTTGATCACGGAAAATCACCCGCAATCCTCCGACGTGTACTCGGAGATCCCGGCCGTCACACGCTCCGCAAAGGTGCCTCGTCGTTCGCTTCTTTCCTCATATCCAAACTTCAAca tacgATATTATCGTCACAATATGAGA GTGGACTTTGAGCTTCTGGCGGAGAATCTGGTCCAGCTGGAGAGACGCTGCAAAGCGTCGTGGGAAAACCTGAAGGTGGTCTCCAAGCACGAGACCAAAAGCGCCCTGAAGAACaagatggccgacttcctgaAGGACTGCACGCAGCGGATCGTCATCCTCAAGGTGGTCCACAGGCGAGTCATCAACAG GTTCCACTCGTTCCTGCTGTTCCTGGGCCAGCCGGCGGCGTCGGCGCGCGACACCAAAGCGACCGCCTTCTGCCGCGTCATCAGCGAGTTCGCGCTGGAGTACCGCACCACGCGCGAGAGGGCGCTGGCGCTCAAGCGCAAGCGGGACAAACACCGGGAGAGGACCAAGACGCGAGGAAAGATGATCACCGAG ACGGAGAAGTTCTCGGGGGCGGTGCCTTGCTCCGACATCACCGCCCCCGTCTCGGCGGCGCTGGAGGCGGAGTCCGAGCGGGAGGCGGAGCACCACAACATGACGCAGATGCTGACGGACGAGCGAGCGCCGCCGAGACGCTCGCGCACCGCCCGCA GTTCGGCGGGTCCGAGTCCGAGTCCGTCCGCCCGCTGGCGGTCTTCGTCGCCGCAGGACGAAGACGACATCATGGAACGTCTGGTCAAGTCGGTCACCCGCAACCCGTCGGATCGGACGTCCAGTCCCAAAAGCCGCAAGCGCTCCCGACTCAACAGGAAGTCCA tgAGGAGGACGCTGAAGAGCGGCGTGAGCGCGGACGTCATTCAGGCTTTGGGACTGGACAAGAGCGACCACGTCTGA